A stretch of the Metopolophium dirhodum isolate CAU chromosome 8, ASM1992520v1, whole genome shotgun sequence genome encodes the following:
- the LOC132951204 gene encoding zinc finger MYM-type protein 1-like: MSGCKKYLSGAQKRKKKKEDLLMTSAVKCNKITGFFSLTNESDDKLVSNVIEIDHSISKENINNETNINCIVDGTVDGIVDGILDDTIDINNHYNIPEEVNAISIACMSYDNAKNVSSNLKDKINLHVDLKETVQTDHLNNTHCLSPAKQNQSNNGLENTNSTSVKDTTNIGTIHHADIDDNSFDELTVKDPYFWPSKINDDFVDYCIKKGPSFFQNKQKSYTQSARISDHKRHLTPAMFERTLPNGQICDRLWLLYSPSQGSVFCFMCKLFSKNRENSFVKNGFDQWKKFEKISYHENSMYHREANTTWLLRENSLNSVNQQICKQISTETQYWIDVLKRVVAVIKYLSSRGLPFRGDNEVFGVKNNGNYLGLLELISEFDPFLKTHIELHGNKGRGHPSYLSTTILNELITLIKRRVINYIENEIRESKYFSLILDSTPDLSKVDQMAIVLRYCTSHNVQERLLELKPIDSHKGESIFKLLEDFLKNSKLDILNCRGQSYDNAPNMSGTYEGLQAYVKKKCDLAIYVPCTAHSLNLVGVHSVNCCLEAVNFFGFLQSLYNFFSSATHRWNILTTSIEKSDSNRLLVLKSLSDTRWSCHTESCKALINNYTKIIEVLETIISPNSKENEDTKRNARPLLKKILKKETGYMALLWNDILERSNKTSIQLQTINCDPLKALNLLISLKHYVSNLRKCSTLYENKINQLSPKIKEKYSDEQERIKKKKFPNDSGCNQVSLSGHDKFRVETYYVIIDSFCSQLEKRIEAYSFLKNNFLFITKLHVVLPQDTDEEEEVNKSLENFILLYKKDVDNTIQNEIIQFKKYWSISKPSYDDTQDYLLDIWKHFNEKNLLLSFPNLYTAIKIYLTIPIANCSAERAFSKLARIKNKYRTSSSQENLNSFMVLCSESDVLEVINTDDIIKEFAAQKSRKKYF; this comes from the exons ATGAGTggctgtaaaaaatatttaagcggTGCTCAGAAGAGAAAAAAGAAGAAAGAAGATCTTTTAATGACATCTGCTGTTAAGTGCAATAAAATAACtggatttttttctttaactaaTGAAAGTGACGATAAACTAGTTtcaaatgttatagaaatagatCATAGTATCTCAaaggaaaatataaacaatgaaaCTAATATCAATT GTATTGTGGATGGTACTGTGGATGGTATTGTGGATGGTATACTTGATGAcactattgatataaataatcattataatataccagaaGAAGTTAATGCTATTAGTATTGCATGTATGtcat atgataATGCCAAAAATGTTTCCAgtaatttaaaagataaaattaatttgcatgttgACTTAAAAGAAACTGTTCAGACTGATCACTTAAACAATACtcatt gttTATCACCGGCCAAACAAAATCAAAGTAATAATGGTCTTGAAAATACTAATTCTactt ctGTTAAGGATACTACGAATATTGGTACAATACATCATGCAGATATTGATGATAACAGCTTTGATGAATTAACCGTTAAAGATCCATATTTTTGGccaagtaaaataaatgatgattttgtggattattgtattaaaaaagggccatcattttttcaaaataaacaaaaatcgtATACTCAATCTGCACGCATTAGTG atcATAAAAGACATTTAACGCCTGCAATGTTTGAAAGAACTTTACCTAATGGACAAATATGTGATCGGCTGTGGCTTTTGTATTCTCCAAGTCAGGGttcagtattttgttttatgtgtaAGCTTTTTTCAAAGAATCGTGAAAACTCTTTTGTAAAAAATGGGTTTGATCAatggaaaaaatttgaaaaaatatcataccatGAAAACAGCATGTATCACAGAGAAGCAAATACTACATGGCTACTTCGAGAAAACTCATTAAATTCCGTAAATCAACAAATCTGTAAGCAAATATCTACTGAAACTCAATATTGGATTGATGTTTTAAAACGCGTTGTagcagttattaaatatttatcttcacGTGGTTTACCATTTAGAGGAGACAATGAAGTATTTggagtaaaaaataatggaaattacTTAGGACTTCTTGAACTAATTTCTGAGTTTGATCCATTTTTGAAAACCCATATTGAATTGCACGGTAATAAAGGGAGAGGTCATCCATCATACCTATCTACAACAATTTTGAACGAATTAATAACTCTGATAAAGAGacgtgttattaattatattgaaaatgaaatcagagaaagtaaatatttttcattaattttggaCTCAACTCCGGATTTATCTAAGGTAGATCAAATGGCAATAGTATTAAGATATTGTACATCACATAATGTACAAGAGAGATTATTAGAGCTTAAACCTATTGATAGTCACAAAGGTGAGTCAATCTTTAAATTGTTAgaagattttcttaaaaattctaaacttgatattttaaattgtcgCGGTCAGTCATATGATAATGCTCCTAATATGAGTGGAACTTATGAAGGACTACAagcatatgtaaaaaaaaagtgtgatTTAGCTATTTATGTACCTTGCACTGCTCATTCACTTAACCTAGTCGGAGTTCACAGTGTGAATTGTTGCTTAGAAGCAGTAAATTTTTTTGGGTTTCTTCAGTCactgtataattttttcagtAGTGCTACTCACAGATGGAATATATTAACTACATCTATAGAAAAAAGTGATAGTAATCGATTACTAGTATTAAAATCTTTAAGTGATACTAGATGGTCATGTCATACAGAGTCTTGTAaagcattaataaataattacactaaAATTATTGAAGTATTAGAAACTATAATAAGTCCTAATAGTAAAGAAAATGAAGATACTAAAAGAAATGCTAgaccattattaaaaaaaattttaaaaaaagaaactggATACATGGCACTTTTATGGAATGACATTTTAGAAAGATCCAACAAGACCTCAATACAGttgcaaacaataaattgtgatCCTTTAAAAGCTCttaatttacttatatcatTAAAGCATTATGTATCAAATTTGAGGAAGTGCAGtacattatatgaaaataaaataaatcaacttaGTCCTAAAATAAAAGAGAAATACTCCGATGAACAagagagaataaaaaaaaagaaatttccaAATGACTCTGGTTGTAATCAGGTATCTTTAAGTGGTCATGACAAGTTTAGAGTAGAgacttattatgttattatagatAGTTTTTGTTCACAATTAGAAAAACGAATTGAAGCTTATAGTtttctaaaaaacaattttttgttcatCACAAAATTACATGTTGTTTTACCACAAGATACtgatgaagaagaagaagttAATAAAAgtcttgaaaattttattttattgtataaaaaagatgttgataatactatacaaaatgaaattatacaattcaaaaaatattggtcTATCAGTAAACCTTCATATGATGACACACAAGATTATCTGCTAGATATTTGGAAgcatttcaatgaaaaaaatctattacTTTCTTTTCCTAATTTGTATactgcaattaaaatatatctaaccaTACCTATTGCAAATTGTTCGGCTGAAAGAGCATTCTCCAAATTAGCTCGAATAAAAAACAAGTATAGAACAAGCTCTTctcaagaaaatttaaatagttttatggtTTTGTGTTCAGAGAGTGATGTTTTGGAGGTAATTAATACCGATGATATAATTAAAGAGTTTGCTGCCCaaaaatctagaaaaaaatatttttaa